The sequence CTTCTCTTCCGACTTATGAGAGATCGTACTGCTCATCAAATCATCAGCTTTTTTATCCAATCCTGAGCGTAATGGAATGAAGAATTTCAATGGATGTTTTACAAAATACTTAAAAATCTCTTTATAGATTTCACTTACCTGTCCAAAGTTCATCTTTCTTGATCTAAAAGCCAGAAACATAGATAAACTAAAACTCACCAGGAAGTTAAAGAAACCTATTAAAAACACAGTAAAAAAGGATATCCAAAACGTATAAGAGTCTACGGAGAAATCTTTTCCATACAGTCCAAGTGCAAAATTTCCTGCGGCAAAGGTAATGTGTCTGATATCCAGATCAAGCCCGAAAAATAATCCCACAGGTGCGGTTGCTCCAAGGAACACTCCGAACCAGAAGTTAGAAACAATTCCCGGCCAGTTCTTAGCATAATATTTTGATAATCCTTTCGCGAATTTCTTACCGAAAAAACTTCTGATAGAAAGATTTTTGGCAATCCTTTCCGGAATTTGGTAGAATACAGAATTATTACCAATATTTCCTGAGATAATTCCTGAAATGAAAAGGTAGAAGCCTGCAATACTCGCATGCAGAATCGCTTTGGATTTGAAAGGGTCCAGGTCTTTTAATAATTTATCGGACCTGTCAACAGCAAGGTTTTGGGAAAAGAATACATCCAATCCATAAATAATGGCAAGCGCTATCGGAAATGCCAGTAAAACATTTCCTACGAAAGCAATAAACTGACTTCGGAATAATTTGGAGACAAGATGGGCAAATTCTGTATTATTTCTTTGGCTGTTCCCTTCTTCAGACAACACTTTAGTCATTGTTGCAGCGGTCATTGCCGGCTGTTTTGTGGCCAGTGTGAATCCCATCAGATAGATCATCACAAATCCCATGGCATAATTCATCGAGTACAAAAACGCATGTGAAAAGTCACTTCCGGGGATATATCCATATAACATTTTCAGAACACAGAGTGCTCCTACAATGATCCCACCACCACTCGCCTTGTAGAACATCGTCATATATTCTTTTCTTGTAGAAGTAATATAATGGGTTCCTGCTTCTGCAGTATGATTGGTGATAAGATGGGAAATTAGCCTTGTACTGTCATTGATAAGATCTGCGATATTATTTTTATGAGATTTATAATTTAGAATATTAAAAATCAGCTGTTTTGATTTTACAAGAACATCTTCTTCATTGTCAATAATCAACAGCTGTATAATCTCATAAATCCTGTCAGTTTGCTGACGAATCTTCAGCAATGATTGATTAATCTTTCCTGAAATCCCATATTTGGCTGAATTTTTAAACGCAATATTCACAAACTCCAGACATTGCTCCGAGTAAATCTTAATCTGCTTATATCGGCTGTCTTTGGAATGTAATTGCAGTTCGGGATCCTTAACAAGATCATCTGCCAGAGCTTCCAGTTCATTTTGTAGTGCTAAAAATGGATTGGAAAGATTCCTATACTGAGGAGCCATTCTTACCACTTCTACTTCCATAGCCATTCCCGTAACCCTCCATGAAAGGATGTTCATGGAGAAGATAAGCTCTTTTTTTACATTAGGTTTAATGATAAAGTCTGAAGCTCCAATAAGTCTCAAAAATTCATTAACCTCGTTCTCCGGAAGGTTGTGAAGGTATTTCAGATCGGTTTTAGGTCTGAGGCTTACATTATCAATCATATACCACACTGTCTTTTCATTTTCTACAGGGGGTAATACCTTATTCAGGATCCTTTTTTTAAGCTCCGGGAAGAAGGCATTTTCAGAAAGAATATTGGCTTCCGTCAAGGACAGATTGAAGGGTCTTTCTTTAAAAATATTATGAATATAATGTTTAAAGTTTTCCGCAAAATTCGGATTGTTTCTGAGAAAGTTAAGCACATCTGTAAAGTCTGCCCTTTTTACACTCTCTAACAACTCTGCAAAGGGTTCCAAAGAAAGGGTTTCGTTCTTAAAAGAAAAGTATTTTTTAAGAACTGACTCAAAATTTGTGCTGGAATTAAAGAATTTCATTAGTACAAAGATACTATTTCAAACTTACATTCCTCATCTGTCTCATGATCCAATTGTGTTTCTTTCTCAAATAAGGAGATGGATTCTTTGGATCATATTTCTTCGGATTCGGTAATACAGCAGCAATCCAGGCTGCATCTGAGGTACTAAGATCTTTGGATGATTTACCGAAATAATATTGTGCTGCTGCTTCTACACCAAATACGCCCTGACCCATTTCAATGGAATTCAGGTATCTTTCAAGGATAATATCTTTACTCCATACTTTCTCAATAATGAAAGTATAAACGGCTTCCAATCCTTTTCTTACCCAGCTTCTGCCCTGCCAAAGAAAGACATTCTTTGCCGTCTGCTGAGAAATAGTACTTCCTCCTCTAATTTTTTTACCTTTTTCATTATATTTCATTGCCTTTTCAATGGCAGTATAATCAAAACCGTTATGGTCAAAGAATTTCTGGTCTTCTGAAGCAATCACCGCTTTTTTTACATTACTTCCCATTTCATCATAGGAAATATAGTCTCTGTGTAATTTTCCGTACTCAAAAAGGCCTCCTATCTGGGTAAAGGTAATGGGTGGATTAAAAAATCTTCCCCAGATGATGAAAACTACGTTCAATACAAGAACGATGAAAATAAATTGTTTAATTCTTTTCCACATAACTTTATAAAAAGGAAAGGCAAAAATAAGCAAATAGTCCGAGTTACTGCAATTCTTTCATATAAGTAAGCTGATAATCCGGTAAAAGTTCAGGATGGAAGATTTTAATATAATCTTTAAGGATTACATCTGCTCTTACAACACCACTTTCAAAGAAATCGTTGGCTTTCTCTCTCTCTTTTCCTGCCATTGTATACAGCTTTCCTTTATTGAACACCTCCAGTTTTCCATAAAAAGGATTCATTTTCAACATTTCCTTTTTTGAAGTGTGATTTCCTGCATTTACCCAGTATTGAACACCATTTGTTTTAGCATACACTTCTTCAAAACTCATCGTCAACGCTTTTTCATCCTTATTATCTTTCATAATATAAGTAGCATTAGCATCAGCAATATAGTGGGCTACCGAAGTATTTCCACCTGGGAGATACCATACATCACCATACATTTCATTGGCTAAAACAACGGGTTTTTCTTTTGCTTTTAACGCCAATTGTTTCAGGTCATTATAGTTTTTTTCTACTTCCTGATATTTAGCTTCAGCTTCTTTTTCTTTTCCGAAAAGTTCTCCGAAAATTTTAATATAAGCTGTTTTTTGCAATGGCTGCTGCTCCATATACTCATCAAGGAATATAACCTGGATTCCATTGTTCTTCAATAGCTGGTAAGCATTATCAAAACTTGCAATATAATTAGTGAAAATAGCATCTGGTTTCATGGAAATAATTTTCTCCAGATCATACTTCTGGTCACTTCCTACGTTCTGAATTTTTCCTTCTTTAATCAGATTCTGGATCTTTGCTGAATAAATGTACTCCGGACTTGATACACCAATGATTAAATTTTCAGCTCCAATCTCTGAAATATACCCCGCCATACTGGCATTAAGAAGGATGATTTTCTTGAAAGGAGTCTGATTTTGCTTAAAATTATAGGTAAAATTCCCCGATTTAAGCTCCAGACTTCCGTTCTGTTCCTTGTATTGGGTACGATTTGAGAGAGTCGTCCAATCTGAGGACGAAATTTTTGATTCTCTTTTACAGGCAATTAGCGAAAATGCCGTAAATAAAAGTAAAATTTTCTGTTTCATCTTTCAAAGAAAGGAAAAAAGTGGTATATTTGCAACCGTTAAACAACAAGATAACAAAACGGCCTCGTGGCGCAACTGAATAGCGCATCTGATTACGGCTCAGAAGGTTACAGGTTTGAATCCTGTCGAGGTCACTTAAGGAGACAACTATTTGATAGTTGTCTCTCTTTTTTTATGCATAAAAATCTCTATATCAAACTTTTACAGCCTGATATTTTATGGTTTGAATTTTTTGATGTGAAATCCCTAGCCCATCTGAAACAGACAGTCTAAAAGTGCTCTATCAGAGATTTCATCGGTATTGAAGCGTAGTTTGAAATCCCATTAAGGTTCTAGTATTTTTTTCTCTTTTGGCTTATCATAATTTTTTGATACTAAATATAGTAATTCCAATATAATTTTAGCTTCCTTCTCATTTACCTGAATTCCATTCTTAGCAAGAAGAATAATTGCTTGCTCAACTGAAACATTTTTATCAATGAAATTCATTTTTCTTATTAGTTTTTCGGTTACTTTTCTTTAATAATATTTTTGAGAATGCTTGATTCAAGCCCAAAGAGAGATCTCCTGTTTTATAATCAATATCAACTGGTGGAATAAGACTTACAATACATCTTTTGTCTGAGGTATCAAACTCGGAAAATTTTTGGAAAATTTCAACTAGTGCTTTATTTTCTATTTGATTCTTTCTATCAATAGCTTTTAATTTAAGAGCAATATCACGTCTTTCTTTGCCAAAATTTTTAGTATTAACCAGGCATTCTTTTTTTAACTCATTATAATCATCAATCTTCAATATTCCTGCTATAAATAATTTTCTACCTCTAGAAAGAGTTAGTTCTTCCTCCTTTATTCTTCTTTCTAATAGTTTTTGACCGTATAAATAACTTGCTTTCTGTGTCTTTATATTCTGACCTTCCAAAATATCCTTAAATAGTTCAATTGTGTTATTTGATAGTATCAATTGCTGAAGCTTATTTTGATAGCAATTATTCAGCAAAACTGCGTTTATCCTTGTTCTACAGCGATCATGACAATGATAATATGGGTATTTTTTTGAGCTTCCTTGTGCAATACTCCCACTGAGTTTTCGATCACAAACAGGACAAGTCAAAAAACCTCTAAGAAAAAACAGCTCTTTTAAATCATCTTTTTTAGAAGTAGTTTTTCTTTTTGTATTAATAACAGACTGAACTTGATAAAATAACGATTCAGATATTAAAGGTTCGTGCAAACCTTTTATCATTTGTTCTTCATTAGATTTAAGTTTGATTGATATAAGCCCACAGTAAATTGGATTCCGTAAAATTCTAAAGAAGTGTGACCGTGAACATATCAATCCTTTTTCATTAGCCATTTTCATTATTTCGGAAATCTTATGATCGTTCTGGGCAGCTTGATGAAAAGACCACTTTATAATATCAGCTTCAGGCTCTTTAGGAGCAATAGTTTTTTTACCATCCATTAATGTCAAATTAATAAATCCAATAGGTGCTTTATTAGGATATCTACCCATCAACTTCGCTCGACGAATACCATTTGCTGTATTTTGAGCCCTCCGAGTATTTTCCGCTTCTGGAACCGCTAAATATACAGCCAGCATAACGGTACTTTCCGGCACAGAAAAATCTATTGGTTGATCAATAGCCATTGCTGTTGTTTTATATTTCCGAAGCTTTCCAATCATTTCGTAAGCATATTCAACATTACGACTGAATCTGTCCCATTTTATAAATAGTATGTTTTTATCTTCTCCTGATGATTTCTTTTTAATTTCTGAAAACAATTCTTTCCACTCAGGTCGGTTGAAATTTTTGGCAGAATAGTCTTCACGATAGATTCCTTTAACTTCGATATTGTTATATTTACAATATTTCAATAATCTATCTTCTTGCTCAGGCAGGGAGTAACCTTTTCTTTTTTGTTCATCTGTACTTACGCGGACGTATAAATAGGCTGACTTCATATAATTAATTTATTTATTTGACTTACAAATTAATAATTAAAAAACATAAAATAAGAAGTCATACACTACTAGTTTTATATTGATATTAATTGAAAATTCTAAATATCTGCAAAGACAAGAAATTTATATTCAATAAAAAATCTGATTCTTTCAGAAGAAGAAACATTAAAAAGTAATTCAATGGCTAATCCAGCTGATAATATTAGGAAACACTTTTAGACTTTGGATAAGCAAATTCGTATATTTGATAGGTGTCAAACTATTACGAAACATCTATCAAAAGATAGGCTATTTTTATGAAAGAAATTATAAACACATTTGTTGATTTTGCATTGGAACAGAAAAAGCTGCAATTTTCCCCTAATGATCTTGATGCTGTATTAATAAAAGAGAATATAGTTAAGCAGGAAAATAATTTGCTCTCCATATCAAATTATGAGATACTTATTCCTTATCTTTTTGGAAGATATCAAGATAAATATGGTTTTCAGATGAGTGACTCTTTTGAAAAAAACATAGAATTTATCATCAATATCTTACAGCACTTTGATCACACTGAAAATTTCCATAATTTTCTGATCTTTGAAAAAGAAGTTTGGAAATTCATAATAAGAAAGGCTAATTCAAATCATAATGAATCCTTCAATACATTCCTAGAAGCTATTGATTCCGAAAACATTCCTGAATATATAAATAACTTCTCTGAGGCTTATTCAAGTTTACTTCCGGAGCTAAATTTGACGGTCGACCAGATTTTAGCAAACACCATTTGTCTAGTGGAAATTACTAAAAGTGACACTGAGTACAATTTTAATCTAGGTCTAATTTTAAGCGGAATTCGAGAGAAAAGTTATTCAGATTATGATTTTGGCATAGAGCTTCTAAAAAAATCAGTCGATTTAGAAGACATTAATGACAATATTTTATCTGCGATTGTTACAGGTCTCTACGAAAGTAAAAATATAGTTTTTTATAACGACATTCTAAACGAGTTAATAGAAAAGGATCTAAAATTAAATGTCATCTTTTTTGGGCTATCAAAAATTTCAAACATACAAAATAGGGATTGTGATATATTCATTCAAATTGTAGAAAAGTATATTGGAAGCTATTTATACAAAACCTCTGTGTTAGCACTTGTCTTTACAATATTGAGATCGAATGAAGAAAAATATCATGCATATTGTTTTCAAAAATTTCTTAATGAAATTGATAATGAAAATACAGCGCAGTACATTTTAGGAAATTTGATGCTGGTCAAAGAATACTATCCACAAAAAATTGAAGTTGTAATCAAATTTATAAGACAACCGTATTTTAGTATTGAAAAACATATTCGTTTACTGAATGGTTTCTTGTGGCATGTAAGAAAAATATGCTTTTTTAAAAATGTAGTTCTTAATATAACTGATAAAAAGCCATTTAAAAGTTTTATAAAAAGTTTCCAATCATACCTATTTACCTTAGATAAATCTGATCTGGATAGCTTTTTAATTGATCTTTTAACCAACAATACAGCAAGTAAACGTTTTTTAGGCGTTGAAATCTTTCATTTCCTTTCTGATAGAGTTCCATACATATTTACTTTAAATATTTTGGAACTATCTCCGCTTTCACAATACAAGCTTTGGATGTCTCTAACCGATGATTTTAATGATCCATCCCAAAGAATTGTTCCCTTACTTCCATTGTTAGATTCCAGCAGTGAGCTAATCAGGGAAAGTTTTATATGTAAATTAGAAGAAATATCAGAAGACTATGGAGGGCACGTACCACAGGCTTTAGAAAATAATTTAGATCTACAAAATCCATTTTATAAAAATACACTTGAAAGGATTAAAGTTTATATTTCAGAATATCATAAAAAGAATACTGAATTAAAAAACTCTATTAAAGAATTCAATCCTTATAATACGAATTACAAGTTGATCAGGAGTTTTAATGACTCTTTTCACAAAAGCATGGGGAAATCAATTAACAAAGATCTTGAAAATGATAGTCTTCTCTCAATCTTAGGAGGAAATACTATACAACTTGCAAAAGGTGGAGGCTTCAGAATGGGAGCAGACCAGCCTATCTCCGAACTCAGTACTTTTGGTTCCAGTTTTACAATGCCAAGAAGTTATTTCATTAATTATAATAAATATGAAATAGAAAAAGGGTTATATCGAAAAAAAGATTGGTCAGATGAGGATTTTGCACAGATAATAAAAACACTTGAAAATGAATAGTAGTGCCATTATAGTACAGGAATATTTAGCATCCTTAAAGGAAGATTCAGAATTAGATTATTTGTTTCCCTTACTACTCAACGTAATGGGATTTAGAATCATACAAACAGCTAAAGAATCAAAGGGACAATCGCAATATGGTAAAGATATCATTGCAGTGGGCAAAGACAAGAATGGAATTGATCACAAATGGTATTTCGAACTAAAAGGGCATGCTGATAGAGATATCACCCAAGCTACATACTTCAAGACTGACGGTATCAGAGAATCAATAATGGAAGCTAAAGACACCATTTTCAAGGATTCAAGTATTTCAGATTTTAATCAGCTACCCGTAAAGATTGTTATTGTTCATAATGGAGTTTTGAAAACAAACATCCGGAACACCTTTGAAGGCTTAATTACGCGAGAATTTAAGGATGGAGAATTTGAACGTTGGGATATTTACTATTTAACCGAATTATTTGGAAAATATTTATTCAACGAATATCTACTTTCCGACAGCGACAGCGCTAGATTATTGAAAAAAACCTTAGCATTCTTAGATGCTCCTGACAATGAATTTTTAGAATTTAAAGAACTGGTAAATATACAGTTCAAAAGATTTGAAAGCATTAGAAGCAGAGCTTTCAGGAAGTTATTTGCTACATTAAATCTATTAAACTCACTAATATATCATTATAGTAGTGAAAACAACTACTTATTACCAGCAAAAGAATGTTCTAAATTTTTAATTTTGAAAACTTGGCATTGGATTTTAGAGAATAATTTACAATCCAAAAAAGCAGTTGTCCTTGAATTTAGAAAACTCCTTAAGAACCAAACTTTAATTTTAGGAAAATATTTCCAAAAAACCTTTCTAGCAGCAAAGATTGAAAATGGGTTATTTTCCGAAATGGGTGGATTTTACGAGAAAATTGGTTATCCAATAAGATGTTTTGAGTATTTGGATGACATCATTTATTATTGTAGATTAAGAAACACAGTATATGAATCGAAAAATATAGAGAAGATTAAAAACAAACAAAAAGACTTAATTATAGAATTGGTAGAAAATAATAGTGGCTTCAACAGACCAATTTTTGATAACCATTCAATACCTATAGTCCAATTATTTCTATTTTTTAGTGATAAAAAAATATTGAGACAAAAGGATGTTAATTTCTTATACAATTACTGTGATCAGGTTGTTTCAAATATAAGAATTGAAAAGATTAGATACAATAGACTACCAGAACTCTACAATAATATTGACTCAGTTGTCGAGTTTTACTCTACGAATATAAAACCAGAAAACTATAGTGATAAATCCTCTGTCTTACTAGCAATCATGCTGGAATTTAGCATCATTTTTAATTCTGAAGATCTGTTTAAACAAATACTATCCTTTATAGATGAAAACCTCAGTTTACAAATTGTATCAATTGACCCGGCAAAACATAAGGTCGAAAAACTTTTGTTTGAAAGAAATTTACACAATGAATATTTTGTAGAAACAATTGACAGGGTTAAAGATGATTTAGAATTTTTAAAAAACAGTGGCATACTAAGTGAATTTAAAAGTACTGTTTTAGAAAAAGTAGAATCGCCTCAGCAATACAATACGGACTTATTGGGGCTATCTTGTATCAGATATCTTGCGCATAGTTATTTTAAAAATGAAATTTTACCAGATGAATGGAGAGCTTTAATAAAAAAGATATAGCTTTTTTATTATATACTATATTTCAGTTTATTTTTCATTAAATTTAATAAACCAACAAATTTAAAACTCATAGCTTTAAAAACAAGACCTAAGAGATTTCAAAGTCGACAGGAGAACCTCATAAACGCCAACATGATAATAAAAAACTCCCAGAAATACACCTTCACTTACCCCCGCAAGGAAAATAAAATATGATCTCCAAATTTAAAGGCTTTGGAGATCTTATTTAAAAGCAAATAAGTATGTATTATGACAGTTACAATAAATTAACACCTGAAAAATTAGAGTTAGGACTATTCCAGTTATTATTAACAATAGGCACTATATTAGGATACCTACCCATCAACTTAGCTCAACGAATGCCATTTGCAGTATTTTGAGCCCTCCTGGTATTTTCCGCTTCCGGAACCGCTAAATACACAGCCAGCATAACAGTACTTTCCAGCACAGAGAAATCAATTGGTTGATCAATAGCCTTTGCTGTCGTTTTATATTTTCGCAGCTTTCTAATCATTTTGTAAGCATATTCAACATTACGAATGAATCTGTCCCATTTTATAAATAGTATGTTTTTATCTTCTCCTAATGATTTCTTTTTAATTTCTGAAAACAAATAATTCATTTTCAAATACATATTTCTAAAATATTTTCTAAATCAGTTAAAAAAGACTTTGGACAGCGTCCTTTTAATTTACTGAAGGAGAATTATTTGATAGTCGTCTCTCTAGAGAAAATGAAATATGTTCTCCTACTGTTTCTTATGCTCGATTGGGGGTTGCTTCTGAAATGAACTAGTATGAAGAGACTACCATCATCAGCTTCCTGCAATGCAATGCATTATATCAAATAGAAAAGCTAAACAGCGGCCTCGGTCTGGCCACATTCCTCATCCACAGGTACGATCGTCCAACCTGCCTCCCTAAACTTTTCTACATCTTGCCCAACGCTATCTCTTCTTATTGCAAAACAGAGCAGATCCGTCGGTCGCGAAAAGCCTACATACATCATTTTTAGCGTTTCATTGGATCTCACCTTATTTAAATGAGAAAAATCCTGTTCCTGAAAAAACAAAGGATTGCGTCCTATAAAATCGGGTCTTTTCTTTGTTCCTTTAACAAACACAGTCAACTTAGCCAGCTCGGATGTGTGGTAATCCGTCTCAACATACATAGTTGCACAATGTGTCTGTCCCTTTACCGAATGGATAGATCCTAATTTGACGACAAGATCATCGTCTTCAACCCCCTCAGATTCTATCATTTCAGCGGCATTGAAATTGAATTCCCTGTTAATAAAACCTTCTGAATTTGCAATTCTAAAATTTCCAATTAAATCGATAATTTGATTTCTTATATAATCAACATAATCATCAAATACCTCCTCATAATTTTCTTCAACAACAATTGAGTAACACCAATTAAATAGTCGATTCTTGAATACGTCATAGTATGCATCCCCCTTACTTTTAATCAACTGAACAAAAGTAGACTTACGATACTTTTTGGGAGAATCTCCAGGAATATTAACGCCTTCAATTCGTAAAATTCTAACAATTCCATTTAAAAGAGATTTCCGCACAGCTTCAAAAGTTGGCTTTTTACGGTCAAACAAAAATATATACTTTCTTAAACAATCGAAATCGTCTCTTCCTTTCTTGATCTCCCTCGAATATTCTGGAAAAAGCTTTCTTAAATGCCACCTTTCAGAACCTTCCTCCTTGTCAGTTGTCCAAGCAATGATATGAAATCCTCTTTCAATATTTTTAGCATTTTGGTTTAGTCCGAAATTTTTAATTAGTCCGATATATCTTTCCTTAAGCTCCATAGCTTGAGTTTCATCCGTAAAGATTAAAAGATGGGGTGGAATTGATTCACGACCGGAAGCACCTACCACCCGATATCCACCACTTCGGTTCAATACGAAGCCATCAACTAGCTTACCAATTACTGGTGTCAACCGATGTGAATTAGTCAGACTTAGATCTGCTTGAAATCTTTCAGGATCAGTCTCATTCCGGGTCCTCCAGACAATTTCGCTATGTAACGATGAACTAGAGTAAATTGCCTGATTTCGATCGCCAATTCTTTGAATAGTGGTGGCAGAACCTTCAGTAAAGAAAATACCTTCTACTAATTGTACCTGATCAAAATCAAGATCCTGCATTTCATCAATAAAAACGTATTTGAACCGACTTTGTAAAACCTCTTTAAGATCAGTTGAACCGGGAAGATTTAAATACCTTTTTGAGATATCAAAGCTATCTTTGAATGACAGAACACCTTGGGACAAAAGACTTAACTTCCACCTTTCCAACTCAAGATAGTATTCTCTATTAACACCAGCATATGTCAATTTCGAGGTATTACCAATTTTAACCTTTCTTCCATCAAGATCATATGAGCAATCCTTCAGAAACTTTAATATATTTCTTTCCTTTTCTCTAGATGTACCTACGAAATCTCTGTTAACCAAGCCGAAAAGCTTATTTTTAAGATTAGCAGGATTTTGTCCTTTTTTGGAATACTGAAGGCTTCTATAAAATGTCTCTACTTCATAGTGGTACATCTCATCGTCATTCTTATGAATATAGCTACCATACAGCTCAAAGCAAGCCTGATTGGCCACAAATTTATTTGTAAAACTCTGAAGCGTCCCTACAAAATTTG is a genomic window of Chryseobacterium nakagawai containing:
- the mtgA gene encoding monofunctional biosynthetic peptidoglycan transglycosylase; translation: MWKRIKQFIFIVLVLNVVFIIWGRFFNPPITFTQIGGLFEYGKLHRDYISYDEMGSNVKKAVIASEDQKFFDHNGFDYTAIEKAMKYNEKGKKIRGGSTISQQTAKNVFLWQGRSWVRKGLEAVYTFIIEKVWSKDIILERYLNSIEMGQGVFGVEAAAQYYFGKSSKDLSTSDAAWIAAVLPNPKKYDPKNPSPYLRKKHNWIMRQMRNVSLK
- a CDS encoding recombinase family protein, which encodes MNYLFSEIKKKSLGEDKNILFIKWDRFIRNVEYAYKMIRKLRKYKTTAKAIDQPIDFSVLESTVMLAVYLAVPEAENTRRAQNTANGIR
- a CDS encoding UvrD-helicase domain-containing protein, which encodes MRIDPLHLRAAEEILIGGEVFDPERRAFIANMNTVDLLAVPGSGKTTVLLAKLYCLAKQMPLEANRGVLILSHTNHAIQEIEKALKPLCPQLFAYPNFVGTLQSFTNKFVANQACFELYGSYIHKNDDEMYHYEVETFYRSLQYSKKGQNPANLKNKLFGLVNRDFVGTSREKERNILKFLKDCSYDLDGRKVKIGNTSKLTYAGVNREYYLELERWKLSLLSQGVLSFKDSFDISKRYLNLPGSTDLKEVLQSRFKYVFIDEMQDLDFDQVQLVEGIFFTEGSATTIQRIGDRNQAIYSSSSLHSEIVWRTRNETDPERFQADLSLTNSHRLTPVIGKLVDGFVLNRSGGYRVVGASGRESIPPHLLIFTDETQAMELKERYIGLIKNFGLNQNAKNIERGFHIIAWTTDKEEGSERWHLRKLFPEYSREIKKGRDDFDCLRKYIFLFDRKKPTFEAVRKSLLNGIVRILRIEGVNIPGDSPKKYRKSTFVQLIKSKGDAYYDVFKNRLFNWCYSIVVEENYEEVFDDYVDYIRNQIIDLIGNFRIANSEGFINREFNFNAAEMIESEGVEDDDLVVKLGSIHSVKGQTHCATMYVETDYHTSELAKLTVFVKGTKKRPDFIGRNPLFFQEQDFSHLNKVRSNETLKMMYVGFSRPTDLLCFAIRRDSVGQDVEKFREAGWTIVPVDEECGQTEAAV
- a CDS encoding recombinase, with amino-acid sequence MKFFNSSTNFESVLKKYFSFKNETLSLEPFAELLESVKRADFTDVLNFLRNNPNFAENFKHYIHNIFKERPFNLSLTEANILSENAFFPELKKRILNKVLPPVENEKTVWYMIDNVSLRPKTDLKYLHNLPENEVNEFLRLIGASDFIIKPNVKKELIFSMNILSWRVTGMAMEVEVVRMAPQYRNLSNPFLALQNELEALADDLVKDPELQLHSKDSRYKQIKIYSEQCLEFVNIAFKNSAKYGISGKINQSLLKIRQQTDRIYEIIQLLIIDNEEDVLVKSKQLIFNILNYKSHKNNIADLINDSTRLISHLITNHTAEAGTHYITSTRKEYMTMFYKASGGGIIVGALCVLKMLYGYIPGSDFSHAFLYSMNYAMGFVMIYLMGFTLATKQPAMTAATMTKVLSEEGNSQRNNTEFAHLVSKLFRSQFIAFVGNVLLAFPIALAIIYGLDVFFSQNLAVDRSDKLLKDLDPFKSKAILHASIAGFYLFISGIISGNIGNNSVFYQIPERIAKNLSIRSFFGKKFAKGLSKYYAKNWPGIVSNFWFGVFLGATAPVGLFFGLDLDIRHITFAAGNFALGLYGKDFSVDSYTFWISFFTVFLIGFFNFLVSFSLSMFLAFRSRKMNFGQVSEIYKEIFKYFVKHPLKFFIPLRSGLDKKADDLMSSTISHKSEEKDH
- a CDS encoding ABC transporter substrate-binding protein; this encodes MKQKILLLFTAFSLIACKRESKISSSDWTTLSNRTQYKEQNGSLELKSGNFTYNFKQNQTPFKKIILLNASMAGYISEIGAENLIIGVSSPEYIYSAKIQNLIKEGKIQNVGSDQKYDLEKIISMKPDAIFTNYIASFDNAYQLLKNNGIQVIFLDEYMEQQPLQKTAYIKIFGELFGKEKEAEAKYQEVEKNYNDLKQLALKAKEKPVVLANEMYGDVWYLPGGNTSVAHYIADANATYIMKDNKDEKALTMSFEEVYAKTNGVQYWVNAGNHTSKKEMLKMNPFYGKLEVFNKGKLYTMAGKEREKANDFFESGVVRADVILKDYIKIFHPELLPDYQLTYMKELQ
- a CDS encoding PTS sugar transporter subunit IIBC, translating into MNFIDKNVSVEQAIILLAKNGIQVNEKEAKIILELLYLVSKNYDKPKEKKILEP
- a CDS encoding recombinase family protein; protein product: MKSAYLYVRVSTDEQKRKGYSLPEQEDRLLKYCKYNNIEVKGIYREDYSAKNFNRPEWKELFSEIKKKSSGEDKNILFIKWDRFSRNVEYAYEMIGKLRKYKTTAMAIDQPIDFSVPESTVMLAVYLAVPEAENTRRAQNTANGIRRAKLMGRYPNKAPIGFINLTLMDGKKTIAPKEPEADIIKWSFHQAAQNDHKISEIMKMANEKGLICSRSHFFRILRNPIYCGLISIKLKSNEEQMIKGLHEPLISESLFYQVQSVINTKRKTTSKKDDLKELFFLRGFLTCPVCDRKLSGSIAQGSSKKYPYYHCHDRCRTRINAVLLNNCYQNKLQQLILSNNTIELFKDILEGQNIKTQKASYLYGQKLLERRIKEEELTLSRGRKLFIAGILKIDDYNELKKECLVNTKNFGKERRDIALKLKAIDRKNQIENKALVEIFQKFSEFDTSDKRCIVSLIPPVDIDYKTGDLSLGLNQAFSKILLKKSNRKTNKKNEFH